Below is a genomic region from Lineus longissimus chromosome 4, tnLinLong1.2, whole genome shotgun sequence.
TGAATGAGTTAATGCGTGTTAATAAGTTGTAAAATAAGTATTGTTTGCTTCCCTCATTCTCCATTAGGTGGAGCCGCTGTGTGGCATGAAGATGTTGATATGTCCTGCTGGTTCATTCTCCATTAGGTGGAGCCGCTGTGTGGCATGAAGATGTTGATATGTCCTGCTGGTTCATTCTCCATTAGGTGGAGCCGCTGTGTGGCATGAAGATGTTGATATGTCCTGCTGGTTCATTCTCCATTAGGTGGAGCCGCTGTGTGGCATGAAGATGTTGATATGTCCTGCTGGTTCATTCTCCATCAGGTGGAGCCGCTGTGTGGCATGAAGATGTTGATATGTCCTGCTGGTTCATTCTCCATCAGGTGGAGCCGCTGTGTGGCATGAAGATGTTGATATGTCCTGCTGGTTCTAACAGAAAACCCCTTGCCTGACTTGCACAAGGCCCGTATTGCGGATTGGCCCTTCTCATCAAATGAAACAATCTCTTTGCTAGAAACCAGAAAGAAGTGTTGCTTAAAAGGAATATCTCATGACTTTTAAACATTTCAAGAGACCCTGAACTCGGAACAATGCGCACAGCATGAATTTGTTATCTAGTCAGTTTGGATGTCTCATGATGTGTCTgtatttgaagtttgattaCTTTTTTCGAAATTGCTGTCAGTTTGCCTGCACCAAATTGATAAAACGAACACAAATAGTTGTCCTTGCACAACTTCTTTTCCGGCCAGGTATTTCAAATCTCTTTGTGGGGACGCCTTACACCTTATCTGCGTTCAACATGTTTAAACCAACTCTCAACAACTCGCGTCCCTATTGAGGAATTTCATGCAGTTGGCAAATATTTGGCAAAAGTGCACTTTTTTTAGCAGAAGTTTAACCAAGCAATCCACTGGCTTTATTCATAATGCAAAGAATAACAAATGTGAATGTTGTGGGCGTCGACATTGCAATCATTTCTTTATCAGCACTGTCAAGCTGGAAGATAATGGTGGCCTGCAGTGATCTACTGATCGCAGGACAATTTCCTTCTTGTGAAAATCTGCCAAAACCAAAGTCCCCACAGTCATGTGGGTGTGAGGTATTCAGTAAGATTCAATTTTACACTCAATTTGAATGAGTTGATATGTCCTGCTGAGTGCTTTTACTGAGAGCCTGATTATTGGTGCGTAACCGAGTTAAATAATGCTGAATGACTTGTATTTGTTCTGTCAAGCGTTGCAATGTTAACTGTTTTTTATCACCAGTTGATATACGATATGCATTTGCATGAATCCCATATTGTATGCTTGCTCTTGTTTGTTCCTTCGTGCTTGCTAGAAGTGCATTGCACTCTCAATGTCTGACCTCCTCATACCAGGAAAGCTCTGAGACGCAGACAAACACTATTGTTTCTCATGCCAAGCTGAACTTACAAACTAACCTATACCATCATAAGATTACATGGAGTccctatcaaacatgtcaaaggtatTTTGTACTGAGGCGCATGTTTTGGGGAGAATTCATGATGTTGGTCAATTGCATGCAAATCTGTACTATGAGCAGTTGACCAGAGTATATATTGTGTTCTGATGTAGATGAATGTGTACTATGAGCAGTTGACCAGAGTATATATTGTGTTCTGATGTAGATGAATGTGTACTATGAGCAGTTGACCAGAGTATATATTGTGTTCTGATGTAGATGAATGTTAACTAGAATTCCTGATGATAACATACATGGCTTGGAAAATTGGGTCAATTGTTTTATATCATTGTAACAAGATTTGTCACATAAATGTCATAAATTTGGTATTTTCCAGGTTATCTAGTGTTGGGTTTTCCGTGGGAGACTCATGCCTAGCAATATGACCTGGGAGGAATGCTTGCCCCCTCGTCTGATCAACTGCTAGCCAGCAAAATGTGGAATGTCTAAAACTATTGACCCAATATACTTTTGGCAGAAATGGCTGAAAATGAAAGTGTTTTTATTCCACTCTGGCTGGTGATATTGTGTCCCATGTAGTGTGTTGAATGTCATGTGAGAATCGAGACTAGGGGAGGACAACAGTTGGCATGTCATTAATGGTTCGTCATTAATCTCTAAAGACCACTATCGACATCAGTAGAATAGTGACAACACATGGCTTGTTTGGCTGCTATATACAGTTGGGCACCAGATGTCCATATCATATGGTGCATGTATGTTGAGATATTTGAGAGCTGTTGGACGTTTGTTAGCCATCCATCATTTGCCAATGAATTAGTTCCATAACAAAAGGTTTAATAACATTGCGCAGTTATCTGTGTTATTGATGTTTGGTTCATTGTGCAAACAGTTTCTGCACATCATGCTTGTTACATATTTTTTCACCAACTCCTTTGGTTTCAGCTTACCTTCACGAAGTTGAGCACAACCTCGCTGATAGTGTCAGACCTAATCCCTCATGGCGAGTATAATGTTCAAATCACCGCCAGCCCAAAATATGCCGGCTTTGAAAGTGATCCGACCGCTTCAACCGTGATCATGCCTCCTGATGGTGAGTTGGTGACTGAGTAGAAACAATCGACTGCTCACTTTCCTTAGCAATATCCTCTCCTCTAGAAAGATTCCCATGTCATTGATGTCTAGTACACCCAGTAAGGTACCTGTGTGTTTACCACCAGCTCTAAGCATAAGATTCAGATCACTTTTTGGACCTCTGGATCCCTCCTCGAAATCTGTTTGGTTTATTCAAGGGGCGAAAGGCCTGCTATGGGGAGGATGGCTACCTTGGATTTGATGAGACAAACTGATGGTTTTCTATTTGGTTGTTTCAGTCCCAGCAGAGAATCCTCAGCTCATCGCGACTGATATTGAGCAGTATGGTGGCGGTGAAAAGAAGGTCACTCTCTTCTGGAAGGTACGTAGAATCACTTCGTTGCTTTCATAGTTGAGGTTTACTCTTTAACTTGCCAAGGGGTTGATGTTGAACTGTACTGGGTACAAATGGTGCCACACAGTTAGGCTTGCCAAGGGGTTGATGTTGAACTGTACTAGGTACAAATGGTGCCACACAGTTAGGCTTGCCAAGGGGTTGATGTTGAACTGTACTGGGTACAAATGGTGCCACACAGTTAGGCTTGCCAAGGGGTTGATGTTGAACTGTACTGGGTACAAATGGTGTCACACAGTTAGGCTTGCCAAGGGGTTGATGTTGAACTGTACTGGGTACAAATGGTGCCACACAGTTAGGCTTGCCAAGGGGTTGATGTTGAACTGTACTGGGTACAAATGGTGTCACACAGTTAGGCTTGCCAAGGGGTTGATGTTGAACTGTACTGGGTACAAATGGTGTCACACAGTTAGGCTTGCCAAGGGGTTGATGTTGAACTGTTCTAGGTACAAATGGTGCCACACAGTTAGGCTTGCCAAGGGGTTGATGTTGAACTGTACTAGGTACAAATGGTGCCACACAGTTAGGCTTGCCAAGGGGTTGATGTTGAACTGTACTAGGTACAAATGGTGCCACACAGTTAGGCTTGCCAAGGGGTTGATGTTGAACTGTACTAGGTACAAATGGTGCCACACAGTTAGGCTTGCCAAGGGGTTGATGTTGAACTGTACTAGGTACAAATGGTGCCACACAGTTAGGCTTGCCAAGGGGTTGATGTTGAACTGTACTAGGTACAAATGGTGCCACACAGTTAGGCTTGCCAAGGGGTTGATGTTGAACTGTACTAGGTACAAATGGTGCCACACAGTTAGGCTTGCCAAGGGGTTGATGTTGAACTGTACTAGGTACAAATGGTGTCACACAGTTAGGCTTGCCAAGGGGTTGATGTTGAACTGTACTAGGTACAAATGGTGCCACACAGTTAGGCTTGCCAAGGGGTTGATGTTGAACTGTACTAGGTACAAATGGTGCCACACAGTTAGGCTTGCCAAGGGGTTGATGTTGAACTGTACTAGGTACAAATGGTGCCACACAGTTAGGCTTGCCAAGGGGTTGATGTTGAACTGTACTAGGTACAAATGGTGACACACAGTTAGGCTTGCCAAGGGGTTGATGTTGAACTGTACAAGGTACAAATGGTTGTCACACAGTTAGCCTCAAGGTACAAACATGGACAAACACCTTGTTATTTAGAAACAGTTGCGTTACCAGATGTGAACCTGAACAGCAGCGTTGCCTGTTGGTGGCCATGGCATCCAGACAGGATTGCAATGCATCCAGTGCTTTTCACAAGATGATATTGTTGGAGATTCTGTTGAAAACAAGAGTAATCTAGACATGGCCtttattttcagaaaatccCTGAAATAAAGCGCAATGGTGACATTACGATAAAAGTGAGCGTTGTTATCGCCGACACGTCGGGTGTACAAAAGCGGTCATTACCTGTGACGGACCAACTCCCAGCCGATCAGATCATGTACAGTTATGTGCTCAAGGATGACAAGTCCTACGTCATCAAACTGGAAACCATGTCCACGTCCCTGGGAAGGAATACTTCTCTTGAACCGACAACTGTACAAATGGAGAGAGACCATGAACGTAGGTCAAAGGTTATCTCATTAAGTGTGCAGTGTCTCAGAAGAATTCTCTCATATGATAACTGAATTTGGAACTCATTTGTATTAAAACATATCTTGAAATATAGACTGCCACTGGCCTGTTAATCTGGTAAAGAAACGGTGGCACCTGTTATCCTACGCTACACTACGCTACgctacactacactacataaTGCTATACTGCACTGTGCACTACACTACATATCATGCAGTGCCATAAGCAAGCAAATATGATCTGTTATAGACGGACGATATTGACAGTCAAAGTAGCGCGGGTGTCAAGGTATTACTCATGCACAGCGTTTCTAGTTTCAGCTCCATTCGTCTTTGTGGAAGCCATCAGGGCTCAGAATGATGATTACGTCAACGTTACCTGGGAGATTCCTAGTGAGATGGATGGCGAAGATGTCCTCATCATATATTGTGAGGAAGGACAGGATAAAGAATGTAGCAAAATGGTACGTCCATGTTTTGACTCAGCTGGCATTTTCCCCTCAAAATGATCTGGGAGATTGTTTCGAGTCTTTTGAATGGGATCTAAAACCAAGGTTCGTCTTACCTTGTACTTATGCTGAGCAAGCAAAATAACACATCAAAGTGGGCAGTATATAGGTTAAACTTGGGTCTCTCCCCCTGGCTCAAGCCTTGGTGACTATAGCCGATTGGTGCCCAGTCGGGGGGCTGATATGGTGGTATGGTAGACTCCACAGTGACATGCCTAATCTCCTAAAGGTGAATGCCAAAGAAGAGGCATTAGAGCATTTTACCAATGTCGCTTTTTATGAAAAAGCTCGCCTCGATGGTCCTGCTGGCTTCAGTGATTTATAACATCGTTCCAGTCTCCACTGAAGACATTAACCGTACCTGCAGCCAAGCGCTTGGTGCGTGTTGATAATGGCAACATCTACAAGATAGGCCTGGTTCGACCAACACCTGGTAAACCGGGCCTCGTCAAGTGGAGTCGATGTATTTACAAACAAAATGAAGGTGGGTTTAACCTGTTCCTTGCGTGCAAATCTCCTAAGGTGGCACTGGCTTTTCAATTATCAACCACATGATAGATTTAGTCTTCTGGTGCTAAAGACTAGAAAACATTTTGGTTAGCATTCCAATTTCGTGCTCCTTGATAATTGAACGTTTTCAGTTTCTTGATCTGGTTGAAATTGGGTCAAATCAATTTCACCTCACCAGCACAATCACCACCATGATTGCAAGTGGTGAAGATGATGTTAATTCAAATGATGAGTCAACTTGTGTTGTATTTGATAACTTGCAGTGCCAACTGTACCACCAAATTTGAATCTGAGACCCGAACCCAAAAAGGTCCAGGTGCAAGTCGACGAGTATCCTTGTGAAGTAACCCTAGCGAAAGTCGTCCGCGTTGAAGGCATGCTTTGTCGGACATCAAACAAAGTCACTTGTTCAGGTGAGGCCTCCTTGAATGCATTCACTTGTTTATGTTGAATGCTGTTACTTGGCAGATTGTCAACAAAGTGTGAACAACCCTGTGGGAAACCTTATGCTGAGTGACGTAGCAAAGCTACACTCGCACATTGAAGATGACATACCTGGGAATGTCTCCCTCGAAATGGTTGTGACTCCGCACATGAGATAAGGTTCTTCAACAGGGGGAGTCGGGACACTGTAGAAGAATGGCCGACAGAACACATTCATACAATCTTTCTctattttattatcaataacAACAAACTTTCTACATTGGAATGGAGCATCGACTGTCATGTAACAATAACTATTGATAATGATTCGTCTGCCTTCTGCAAGTTTCTTCCAGTGTTGTTGTCTCCTTGATTCAGTTGGACTTCGACCTGCAATAAGGAGAGGACGGAAGGTTTCATTTCTTATGGTGTTGTGttatcttggttttattcaggTGAAAGTCGGTCGATCAACATCAGCGAAGGCGAGTTCAGCCAACCCCACTTCTACCCTGTTGATCATCCTGGCTCACATTATATGGTCCAAGCCCAGGCTGTCAGCAGTTCAGGTGGCAGGAGCCCTGAATGGACGGATGTTTTCGTTGCTACTGCTGATCATCAAACAGGTAAGTTACATTCAACACTGTAGATAGAGGTGGCACAGTTTGATAGTTGAGTAGTGTCTGACTCATGATTGGATCAGCACTTTATACCTTATCCAAGAGGACATGTATCTTTAATAGGATCCTACTCTGTTGCCAAGGCCAGTTAACCTGACTGGTGCCTAACCATGTATCAATGCTCATGAGGATTGAGGAAGAAACACTGACAAAGCCTGGCTGTGTTGCTCGAGTCACCTGTTAATGTCAGGTTAGTGAATTTCTGAACAATTGTATGCTTTTGTAACATTGAGTTTCCTTCAGGTGTATTAACAGTTTGAAATCCCATTTTCCAGATGTCGGAGTTATTGTGGGTGTTGGCGTAGGCTGCCTTGTTGTCTTAGGGCTCATTGTGGTTGCGATGTAAGTGAACCTTTAATTCAGGAACCAAGAGATGAAAAATACTCTCAAGTTGACAATAGGCAGATTTCTGTTTGATTTGTTTTATGGAAAAAAACCATGCACAATAGCAAGATATAGCAGCTACAGGTCATGTGAGCATTCAGAATATGCCTCAAGATAAGGTGGGAGCCAAAAGGTGGCATTAGTGTTGAATACTCACCTCTTTTTCTAACTATTGGTTCCGTTGAATACAGGTATGTGGTATCACATACCGGTAGTTCGCTGTGGTTGACTCCAGATCTTTGAGCCTTTCTGAATGCTGACCAAATTCTATCTTCTTTCTTTCAGCATTTTTGCCATTAGAAGACATAAAAAGACAAAGGAAGCAGTAAAAATTAAACGAACTCCAGCTGTAAAGGTATGTGTTACCATCGATCTATTGTACAAGTATATATGTCTTGAGTTTTTTGAAAAGCTGTGCCGAAATAAACTTATTTGCTGAAATGGAGGTCTTACTTATTGGTCTGAAACATTGATGGAATATTCAATGATGAGCCCAACAGAGTACATCTTGTTCAGGCAGGATACGCCTGTATAAAGGAGGAGAACTCTCTGTAAGGAGGCGAGACCTAAACAACTTGATTTGTTCTGTCTTTGTCCTTCAGGTTGACCTTCATGAAGATGAAAGCGATCAGTGTGACCAATATGCTGGTTTACCTCGAGAAAATCCCTATGAGAGTCTTCTGGATCAAGAACTGAGGCCGGTGCCGAGGTATCCGGATCACAACGAGACACCTCCCCCATTGCCAGCCAGAGATATGAAGCTGAGTAACTCTTCCAACACCAGTTGGGGTGCCATTGGTTCCAGTGGAGTCCACTCGGGAACCATGGCAACTGGTGAGGAGTCTGGTGATGAGGAGACTGGAGAAATGAGTTCGGAGTCAGCCATGGATTCCAGCGGTTGTTACGCTCCTGGCGCCGTCCAGATCAAGATTTGTACGTAGCTTTTACACTTCAAATAAACACAGTTGAAATCATATGCAGTTTTAAAAAGGCTATTGATACTTGGTGTATGGGGTCTGGCAGGTTGTAATGTGCACATGATGTCATTTGCTCTCAAGTATAGCTTTTCACTTGACATACTTTCTGTTCATCCTTTAACAACCGAAATGATCTGAAAATCACTCATAAATGGTGCAGCTATGACCAATGATGTATCGTTTCTTTTCAGCACCAAATGAGATGAAGAAACGGGAAATCCCGATGTCTGTTTTTAAGAACGATAGTGCGTGCAGTGAGCCATCAGGTTCGAGGGAGGATGATATCTCCGttcctgtcgatatgaaagatGACAGTAGCAGAGGTCATCCTCCATGCATAATACCAGACGGAGCAGAGACTGAAGTCAATTCAAGAGAGAGTTTTGATGCGAACACATCAAGAGACACGGATGAGCTGGGAAGTGCCAGTGCTGTTGGTAGTTCAAGGGATTATGCACAGGTGGCACTAGCTGATCAGCCTCCCCCTTCTGTCTTGCCTGCAATCCAAGATGACTTTGCCATTGATTTTGCCCCTGATGCTCATGCTGGGCCTACCCAGGGGGAGAAATCTACTCCCGAGAATGTGGTCGAAGAACAAGTGTACCGCCCATGTGGACCCCGTGGCCTCTTATCATAACTTGTGCAATATTCTTTGTGATATAGTGTTTGTGTGATGTGATGCGCTACCAGCTGAATGGCAAGCAGACGTCGGCAGGGTCCCATGTGATGCACTATCAGCTGAATGGCAAGCAGACATCGGCAGGGTCCCAGCAGGACCAGCAGTGAAATTCtgatctacttactctttatcTTTAGTTCATAGACATGATTGTGGTCAGGTGACAAGAGCCATGACATATGTTTTGTAAGTTCTGAGGCACCGAATCTCGGAGATACTCCAAGTTCTTGAAAACTGACTGATTGACAACGTTTCGGTTTATTGGTGAAATttgtatttcattatttttctatTGATTTAGTACAACTGTGCTATAGTCATACTTATCACCTTCAGAGTGTCCCAACTCAGTGTGCATTCCTGCCTTATGTGGTCGGGTTAACTGTATTGCAAATAATCAACGATTGCGTCTGCATGGTCTGAGAAAAGTGAAATATGATTTGAAGCCGTGGGTGAAAGGGCCTTTGAATCTTAAGACAAGGTTATAAAAGTGGTTGTGATTTGTATATAAAGTTTCTGGTGAATGTTAAACATGTCCCTACAGAAACAATGTAAGATTAAACTTGGCCTTACACCATGTCTATTTGAGCCAGTGATGAAATAGGATGGGCCTACCTCATCTCGATGAGTTATTTGTTACTTGACGTATATCATTAGCACACTTTTAAAGTCGTTGCAAATCTAAGTCAATTCATATACCTTACGATGGATATTTTCATAATATAACGATTCTACTGGTAAGGCTGTAAATTAGCCGTACATCAAAGACTTGTGTGAAGAAAGTGTGTTGAGGAATATGTGTGTTCTTGACTTGGTGACTGGCCTAAACTGTTCATTCTTTCCCTTACCAGGATTAAAAAAGGTATTAGTGAACACTTGGTGATATGGATAAAGACAAGTAAAAGCTTTTTACTGTGGAAAATATACGTAAACAGACTTGCTGGTCTTCATTCATAGCATCCATTTGGCTTATTTGTCAGATGTGTTGTGACATCAATTCAGGATCACTTAACTCATGCTTGTTGCAGTAGGTGTGATACAATGGGTGTAACCTTTTTATGATTCCATCCTTCATGTATTAGGATTCCATCCTTCATGTATTTCTAAACGTACTGTGGTGAAGCAGTTGAGCCAGTCTGACGTTACACACAGGCTTATCACAGGTGAAGTAGGCCTTTGTACAGGTGCCCCTTCACAGGCTTAATTGTGTCAACACAGGTATATGGTTTTGATGGTTATGACTTTTTACAGTATAAGCCTACTTCTACATCATTGCCAAGAGTTCATGCAGGTTTTTAGCAGCCCTCTCCCTTTTCCTTGAAGAgggtgaaagagttaaaaaccTGTATCAATCATGACTCGGCATCTCATCAAAGCACACAGGAGCAAAGGGACAGGTGTTCATGTTACCTTGGGTCCATTTCTTGTAGAGTTTGTGATAACATGATTATCAAGTGTAATATTTCTACTTGTGCTAATTGATGTTTGATGCTGTTATCATGAAGAGTAATTATTGAGACAAGGACTTGATAAAGTAATATATTCATGTGCAGCTCGAAAAAGTGGGCCATTTTCAAAAAGTCCACATTactttttatcatgaacatTTCTTGATTTACTGGATACATTCATTAGCTGCTGGAGAAAGTGGTTAGCACAATCACAGTCATGTGAAGGCTCCATCCAGACCCAAACCTCTGCAGAAGTATAAACGCATCTGTAGTGGGCTTCAGGTTCTATGGAGTATCTTGTTTTAGATTGATTACTTGTTTTTATGCAAACTTCATGTTGACAAAggtgttttgttttgtaaaaagCTGGAATTGACGTCTCTTTCATTATTTGGGGCTCGAAAACCAGTGACAGTAGTGGTATCCTATACAAACAAGCCCATTATAGAAACATCTTTTGAGAATTAATACATATTGACATTTCGGTCAACTATAGGGAGACCCTAAACCTTGGGTAAGTTAggattttcagaaaaatgcttACGACTTAAATTTCAAGCCATTGTTCATTGTGGTTTCTTAGAAAAATTTCCATATTAAACTCTTTTGATAAAAAAAGGTCTTCATTTATCATCCCCCCCTCATTTCTTCTCACCCAAAGACGGGCTACTCAACATGATAAACATTGGTTACAATACCAGTTGCTGCAGATTACCCAGTGTGGTATGGAACGTCATTGCCTCACTAAGAACGATTGTGACTACTGACTTGGAGAGGATCAGACTGGCCAATAAGAATGCTACCCATGGCGTCATCAGGATTTGAATGAACAATCACCGAGACTTCAGGTCCGACCTTCCCCCTCATGCCCAATGGAGACCAGAGGGGTTAAAATATTGTTATTGACACATAAAGCAAGGAGCTCATGGCTGATCGATCCACGGCGTCAAACACCGAGGTGTGTCCCTGGCAGACGCTGGTGGGGGCTAATTCCAGGACTTAAGATGGGGGTAAACTGTCCCACCCACGGTGGCAACAAAACATGGCGGTCGCCCTGAGAATCATGTTTATGTTGTCCAAATCCAGCCTTGAGCAATTTTCCATCTCTGGAACCCTCGACCCAAAATTCTTGATATCTCGAGCCCTGGGCGCTCTCAGCCAAACTCCACACGGCCGCCGCCCTGGCCACATAGCCGCAAAACAGCGGATACGGAAATAGAACAATTATGTACCCGTCCCATAGTTCCCTGTTGTCAACACGCAACATGGCCGTTGTCAGATTTCTACGAAAATACACGGGGGAAAAGTCATCATTACAGCTCATCGAAGGCTTCAAATCGATGGGAAGCTGCACAAACTAACAGGTTATCAAATCAGCTTAGTAATAAGGTCGACGTTGGGCGTCAGAAGTTTGCCAGGGACGTGAAAACTCGAATTCCCAGCTGATGGGACGGGTGTTGCCTTGCATGCACTACACTGCAGATACACTATAGGCCTAcagtatagtacatgtatacatgctgTCATGGATGGCTTATTGTATAcacatgacataggcctacatgcagttGATAAGCGTTGATAAGACACCATGCTTACTCATTCATTGAGGGCTGAATAAGGAAGCCTAGGCTGACCTTTACACCCTGTGGTTACTGCACTGTACTGTGAAAATTGCATCACTCAGGAACATCGAAAGTGCCATGCACGTGCCTGTTCTTGAACTTGACAACTACGACTTGAGTTGAGGGCTGATGACCAGAAACACAATTTTTAATTCATGGCGTGGCTGGCAGGTCAACGTCAGGAAAGATATCACGCCAAACACAGTGGTGGGGGCCAGCATTTCCATGACCTAGTACTTGTAGCTACAGCCGGCCGGTACAGTGGAGAAATCACatgaaaaatggccagggctGTGACACATGCTGACATGGCACTCGATAACCAGCCTGAAAAACTTTGAAAGAATGAGGAAACATGAAGGTATCATAGACAAGACCCGTTGACAGCACTAGCAGGTGAAATCACAGTACTCTAAGTTGCTGGTTACCTCGTTATTAGCTGTCCACATCTACAGTCATCTGACATTGTGGAGGCCGTTGTCATTAAGAGCCACAACAAACCAGACGTCAACAAGATCATGTCATACATAATCCAAAACAATGtttcaatatcatgaatatggAACAGTTTCAGAATTTAAATCTCCAAAATAGGTCACTCAGCAGACCACAAGTACAGCTTCTTGCCAAAATCTTGTGACCAGAAATAATTGAATTGGCGATGGAGGGGGGAGAGTCAGTGATATAAGTATTGTATAGCTTTATTTGGAATGAAACCTTGAACTGAGGTCATCACCTTGAGCTAAAAGAGACAAAGTGCAAGTTGTCCAATCTTCCcaaatctcttgcttttaagGTCAATTAAGTCGGGATTAATTCAGTCCGAAGTTGATACGTACCATCTAGAAGATCTTTACTGAACTCTGTTATCAGCTTTTGTTTTAAGTTGGTGAAATAATCCAAATTTGAGCAAGCTTTCCCTTCCACACCCTTCCCCATGAATGTCCAGTTTACACTGGCCACTGCACTCCAATGTACTAAAAGTGACCAGTAGTTGTAGGTTATGTAAGACAGC
It encodes:
- the LOC135487279 gene encoding uncharacterized protein LOC135487279 isoform X5, whose amino-acid sequence is MTWTWVFVCGVLMLVVIIPGAQGFFGMRKGGSARNKRSLGEKGELYFYGGDLAGIGTTVKGVCNASKCDSCNNKATSTSKTENSISDSLVIDHANGERINNTQKMSSNAIEFTIPKVHRSQSGRYICYYQPGVVAVLINTTTLLVGEKPMKPFLNLTNQDAVLVYNWENLTIIISPTIDQQNAYTHDRRETDKRLLTKCQIWFNWSVAVTGKRCSRSMPFTKCDMNTSTNTCKVPRKVYRDLSGRKPPNYTCIKAECWNDAFGNSSAVYRVDLAQRVRPAPVPSITAAIVNSRSVKSSWKPDKKWRMFGGKVFYDIEFNAKQFHHQLTFTKLSTTSLIVSDLIPHGEYNVQITASPKYAGFESDPTASTVIMPPDVPAENPQLIATDIEQYGGGEKKVTLFWKKIPEIKRNGDITIKVSVVIADTSGVQKRSLPVTDQLPADQIMYSYVLKDDKSYVIKLETMSTSLGRNTSLEPTTVQMERDHELSAPFVFVEAIRAQNDDYVNVTWEIPSEMDGEDVLIIYCEEGQDKECSKMSPLKTLTVPAAKRLVRVDNGNIYKIGLVRPTPGKPGLVKWSRCIYKQNEVPTVPPNLNLRPEPKKVQVQVDEYPCEVTLAKVVRVEGMLCRTSNKVTCSGESRSINISEGEFSQPHFYPVDHPGSHYMVQAQAVSSSGGRSPEWTDVFVATADHQTDVGVIVGVGVGCLVVLGLIVVAIIFAIRRHKKTKEAVKIKRTPAVKVDLHEDESDQCDQYAGLPRENPYESLLDQELRPVPRYPDHNETPPPLPARDMKLSNSSNTSWGAIGSSGVHSGTMATGEESGDEETGEMSSESAMDSSGCYAPGAVQIKISPNEMKKREIPMSVFKNDSACSEPSGSREDDISVPVDMKDDSSRGHPPCIIPDGAETEVNSRESFDANTSRDTDELGSASAVGSSRDYAQVALADQPPPSVLPAIQDDFAIDFAPDAHAGPTQGEKSTPENVVEEQVYRPCGPRGLLS
- the LOC135487279 gene encoding uncharacterized protein LOC135487279 isoform X9, whose product is MTWTWVFVCGVLMLVVIIPGAQGFFGMRKGGSARNKRSLGEKGELYFYGGDLAGIGTTVKEKPMKPFLNLTNQDAVLVYNWENLTIIISPTIDQQNAYTHDRRETDKRLLTKCQIWFNWSVAVTGKRCSRSMPFTKCDMNTSTNTCKVPRKVYRDLSGRKPPNYTCIKAECWNDAFGNSSAVYRVDLAQRVRPAPVPSITAAIVNSRSVKSSWKPDKKWRMFGGKVFYDIEFNAKQFHHQLTFTKLSTTSLIVSDLIPHGEYNVQITASPKYAGFESDPTASTVIMPPDVPAENPQLIATDIEQYGGGEKKVTLFWKKIPEIKRNGDITIKVSVVIADTSGVQKRSLPVTDQLPADQIMYSYVLKDDKSYVIKLETMSTSLGRNTSLEPTTVQMERDHELSAPFVFVEAIRAQNDDYVNVTWEIPSEMDGEDVLIIYCEEGQDKECSKMSPLKTLTVPAAKRLVRVDNGNIYKIGLVRPTPGKPGLVKWSRCIYKQNEVPTVPPNLNLRPEPKKVQVQVDEYPCEVTLAKVVRVEGMLCRTSNKVTCSGESRSINISEGEFSQPHFYPVDHPGSHYMVQAQAVSSSGGRSPEWTDVFVATADHQTDVGVIVGVGVGCLVVLGLIVVAIIFAIRRHKKTKEAVKIKRTPAVKVDLHEDESDQCDQYAGLPRENPYESLLDQELRPVPRYPDHNETPPPLPARDMKLSNSSNTSWGAIGSSGVHSGTMATGEESGDEETGEMSSESAMDSSGCYAPGAVQIKISPNEMKKREIPMSVFKNDSACSEPSGSREDDISVPVDMKDDSSRGHPPCIIPDGAETEVNSRESFDANTSRDTDELGSASAVGSSRDYAQVALADQPPPSVLPAIQDDFAIDFAPDAHAGPTQGEKSTPENVVEEQVYRPCGPRGLLS
- the LOC135487279 gene encoding uncharacterized protein LOC135487279 isoform X1 — its product is MTWTWVFVCGVLMLVVIIPGAQGFFGMRKGDGDDIVGELWMLGDDPNNAIAGSTAVGVCNVTSPSITSQTDFNASNLVIKDFHGTPLPAESIVPISNTAARFTIKNISKSQYGKYKCYYKRELIYDRWIYVGELYFYGGDLAGIGTTVKGVCNASKCDSCNNKATSTSKTENSISDSLVIDHANGERINNTQKMSSNAIEFTIPKVHRSQSGRYICYYQPGVVAVLINTTTLLVGEKPMKPFLNLTNQDAVLVYNWENLTIIISPTIDQQNAYTHDRRETDKRLLTKCQIWFNWSVAVTGKRCSRSMPFTKCDMNTSTNTCKVPRKVYRDLSGRKPPNYTCIKAECWNDAFGNSSAVYRVDLAQRVRPAPVPSITAAIVNSRSVKSSWKPDKKWRMFGGKVFYDIEFNAKQFHHQLTFTKLSTTSLIVSDLIPHGEYNVQITASPKYAGFESDPTASTVIMPPDVPAENPQLIATDIEQYGGGEKKVTLFWKKIPEIKRNGDITIKVSVVIADTSGVQKRSLPVTDQLPADQIMYSYVLKDDKSYVIKLETMSTSLGRNTSLEPTTVQMERDHELSAPFVFVEAIRAQNDDYVNVTWEIPSEMDGEDVLIIYCEEGQDKECSKMSPLKTLTVPAAKRLVRVDNGNIYKIGLVRPTPGKPGLVKWSRCIYKQNEVPTVPPNLNLRPEPKKVQVQVDEYPCEVTLAKVVRVEGMLCRTSNKVTCSGESRSINISEGEFSQPHFYPVDHPGSHYMVQAQAVSSSGGRSPEWTDVFVATADHQTDVGVIVGVGVGCLVVLGLIVVAIIFAIRRHKKTKEAVKIKRTPAVKVDLHEDESDQCDQYAGLPRENPYESLLDQELRPVPRYPDHNETPPPLPARDMKLSNSSNTSWGAIGSSGVHSGTMATGEESGDEETGEMSSESAMDSSGCYAPGAVQIKISPNEMKKREIPMSVFKNDSACSEPSGSREDDISVPVDMKDDSSRGHPPCIIPDGAETEVNSRESFDANTSRDTDELGSASAVGSSRDYAQVALADQPPPSVLPAIQDDFAIDFAPDAHAGPTQGEKSTPENVVEEQVYRPCGPRGLLS